A portion of the Stigmatopora argus isolate UIUO_Sarg chromosome 15, RoL_Sarg_1.0, whole genome shotgun sequence genome contains these proteins:
- the cep170ba gene encoding centrosomal protein of 170 kDa protein B isoform X5: MSVTSWFLVSSLGTRHRLPREMIFVGRDECELMLQSRSVDKQHAVINYDPNADEHMVKDLGSLNGTFVNDLRIPDQTYITLKLSDVIRFGYDAHVYILEKSQHKVPEEALKHEKYTSQLQLGLKAFDCRTKEKQQVQSLEKSKQVLSHTKLPHKGERKALSLTGSTDAPISKTTPLYGQPSWWGEDEDSATKIQKRSGKPSDLQTPDSARDVSRYELGDSLSDNQVKSIFSYQREPSYFEIPTKEIQQRPPKKAESQVHEVPTKDTQDLSERVPSTPTPPVVQSHASFTIEFDDCTPGKMKIKDHVTKFSYRQQRQPTSGQAATAPTEVLSAESKVADWLVQSTAKLTRRRSQGENIYSDPSFLKTTKASHYENSHDVGSEDLAINEQAFLHSQALIDSQISSQPQRVSSAELEQLSSYSPPQSQSGTGKTDPHRAFTIEFYDDHSADSLRRKCSQATPSEHSHLRVHLEKVKKSSNPPGEKEVQPLACRTPPSQRYTIPLKGPSSISSQRGGSLRREKTEDRINTGFSSRSASAISTRPFSSVGRRSKLAKEFTAEWLKQTSSSEEKKPCSPPTKPKSQTSATSRPDVILAEPLQDEYSIHPKTSSPIQQPVPPPGPKTPLVCQSEEFRRTRVGPRNPEEDTLSDAGTYTIDADLSDKELEEARKRIDKVQMAGAVMQGAPKWMSCWASLVDVDSSPSTGQFHMLSQMELSGGVARSAIATPRSQNHDSVDSEKPIEKPEIRAPSIRNQHDLGSTFEVEGGGSHDGIHRLSVPDDVEPDSLSDASKSDDGSVVERRKRTDEDQVRRSDKSQGFYIDSEDEAPRLESENSDPLDKTIEKTEKKRSPKTFSTATLTKRRGNHETGKVRPSMSAPVLVQETEYSESKNSSTSPLVRQESFTKEKPSHARLPNISSHAVAEADLFQPIGGQDTHSYLKDTEEVLAVLEAKLQAGQSETTPSPVPDSLSGESDVDSSSTLSQQSGRARSDPRTENPPSGGLQRETSLSRRYSKPPSSVSSHQRMAKNEPLGRAVGLRRSVGKRGSADLSDDPQTFNVPCSDQEWNSTQTRKKYTSPLQQEDTKSSRAHQALSRVHSFSAPRPTRASMLRRARLGDASDNEAAETERLPQEATGVPAKENKKLSRWDMLAMPRRRTSSFHASSDTENSGATQGAGKSSAIPNRNAESGNKAFGLGSKPGLKPSLTKTPITRGRSSSAKYASSTASSRRRQKGSGYASTSDEEYDSNRSVPKHKRSQPSSASHSPQRPPRPHPVVPVHPKAHDRNTEEENQEGSNGWSTHSAEIARLSQDLAKDLAILAREIHDVTGEGDVENLTVKSSVPVSAVTSHEKLVERIPEMGLNYRRVPPNCPAAESYPDSTEQDLNSRQLDNREEVTAEDSGLNPLSQVIVAIKENTEQLSDKIKLLFHDRMDVWEQIEADVDLDSVGPVGSASKKDIAILKELRRVQRQLEVINTVMEPSWQSDPRSSGPEVVAASSGVRSLSRSAASRDWRTVHSAAKRGGGRRPGESVRSAAVTPEDLREGRLV, encoded by the exons ATGAGCGTGACGTCATGGTTTCTGGTCAGCAGCCTGGGTACGCGTCACCGTTTGCCACGGGAGATGATCTTTGTAGGCCGGGACGAATGCGAGCTCATGCTGCAG TCCCGAAGCGTGGACAAACAACACGCTGTGATCAACTATGACCCAAACGCAGATGAGCACATGGTGAAGGATCTCGGGAGCTTAAACGGG ACATTTGTGAATGACCTCAGAATTCCGGACCAGACATACATCACCCTCAAACTTTCAGACGTGATTCGCTTTGGTTATG ATGCTCATGTTTATATCCTGGAAAAGAGTCAACACAAGGTGCCTGAAGAAGCACTTAAA CACGAAAAGTACACCAGCCAGTTGCAACTCGGTCTCAAGGCCTTTGACTGCCGGACGAAGGAAAAGCAGCAAGTTCAGAGCCTGGAGAAGAGCAAACAAGTCCTTTCCCACACGAAGCTGCCCCACAAAGGCGAGCGAAAAGCCCTTTCACTTACAG GTTCTACAGATGCACCCATATCCAAGACAACTCCTCTTTATGGCCAACCCTCATGGTGGGGAGAGGATGAGGATTCAGCCACGAAAATCCAGAAGCGAAGCGGAAAACCCTCCGACCTACAGACTCCAG ATTCCGCTAGAGATGTTTCCAGATATGAGCTGGGCGATTCTTTGTCCGACAAccaggtcaaatccatctttTCCTACCAGCGGGAGCCCAGCTACTTCGAGATCCCCACAAAGGAGATCCAGCAGCGGCCTCCCAAGAAAGCGGAGTCTCAAGTTCACGAAGTTCCCACCAAGGACACTCAAGATCTTTCTGAACGCGTGCCGTCCACCCCCACGCCGCCGGTGGTCCAAAGCCACGCCTCCTTCACCATCGAATTCGACGACTGCACCCCGGGAAAAATGAAGATCAAGGACCACGTGACCAAGTTCTCATACCGTCAGCAGCGTCAACCCACGTCCGGCCAGGCCGCAACCGCCCCCACCGAAGTGCTGTCGGCCGAAAGTAAGGTCGCCGACTGGCTCGTCCAAAGTACTGCAAAATTGACAAGGAGAAGGTCACAGGGTGAAAACATTTACAGCGATCCGTCATTTCTGAAGACCACCAAGG CAAGCCATTATGAAAATAGCCACGACGTTGGATCCGAAGATCTCGCCATCAACGAACAGGCTTTTCTACATTCACAAGCTCTAATTGACTCCCAGATTTCATCTCAGCCGCAGAGAGTCTCTTCGGCAGAACTAGAGCAGCTTTcctcctactctcctccccAATCCCAGTCCGGCACCGGCAAGACAGATCCTCACCGAGCTTTTACCATAGAATTCTACGATGACCATTCGGCCGATAGCCTCAGAAGGAAATGTTCCCAGGCCACCCCGTCGGAGCATTCCCACCTCAGGGTCCATTtggaaaaggtaaaaaaaagctcCAATCCACCTGGCGAGAAGGAAGTCCAGCCTCTGGCCTGTCGCACTCCCCCATCCCAACGCTACACGATTCCCCTCAAAGGCCCCAGTTCCATAAGTTCCCAAAGAGGCGGCTCATTACGACGGGAAAAGACCGAGGATCGGATAAACACAGGTTTTTCATCACGGTCGGCGTCCGCCATTTCCACCAGACCTTTTAGCAGCGTGGGCCGAAGATCCAAACTGGCAAAGGAATTCACCGCCGAATGGCTCAAACAGACATCATCCAGCGAGGAGAAGAAACCTTGCAGCCCGCCGACAAAACCTAAAAGTCAAACGTCGGCAACCTCCCGGCCCGATGTGATTCTGGCCGAGCCTCTCCAAGATGAGTATTCCATCCATCCCAAGACGTCGTCTCCTATCCAACAGCCCGTTCCGCCCCCGGGACCCAAGACGCCACTCGTGTGTCAGAGTGAGGAGTTCAGGCGTACTCGCGTAGGCCCCCGAAATCCAGAAGAGGACACTTTGAGCGACGCAGGAACCTACACCATTGACGCCGATTTGTCCGATAAGGAGCTGGAAGAGGCACGTAAAAGGATTGATAAG GTTCAGATGGCAGGCGCAGTGATGCAGGGGGCTCCAAAATGGATGTCTTGCTGGGCAAGTTTGGTAGACGTGGATTCCAGCCCTTCTACTGGACAATTTCATATGTTGTCCCAGATGGAGCTGTCAGGAGGTG tagcACGGAGCGCAATCGCAACTCCACGCAGCCAAAATCACGACAGCGTGGACTCAGAAAAGCCAATAGAGAAGCCTGAGATTCGAGCTCCCAGCATTCGCAATCAACACGATCTAGGTTCAACATTTGAGGTCGAGGGCGGCGGCTCTCACGATGGCATCCATAGGTTATCCGTGCCGGATGACGTGGAGCCCGACAGCCTGAGCGACGCCAGCAAGTCTGATGACGGATCCGTGGTAGAACGGCGGAAGAGAACCGATGAGGACCAGGTCCGACGGTCTGACAAATCTCAAGGGTTCTACATTGATTCCGAAGATGAAGCCCCACGACTAGAAAGCGAGAATTCCGACCCTCTCGACAAGACTATTGAAAAGACTGAGAAAAAACGCTCCCCAAAAACCTTCtcgaccgccactttgaccaaGCGGCGAGGGAATCATGAAACGGGCAAAGTCCGACCCAGCATGTCGGCTCCCGTCCTGGTCCAGGAAACGGAGTACTCCGAATCCAAGAACAGTTCCACGTCTCCTCTGGTCAGACAAGAGAGCTTCACCAAGGAGAAGCCGAGCCACGCCAGATTGCCCAACATCTCTTCCCACGCGGTCGCCGAGGCCGATTTATTCCAGCCGATCGGCGGCCAAGACACTCATTCTTACCTCAAAGACACGGAAGAGGTTTTAGCCGTTCTGGAGGCCAAGCTTCAAGCGGGTCAATCGGAAACCACCCCGTCTCCCGTACCGGACTCCCTCTCCGGGGAGTCGGATGTGGATTCCTCCAGTACGCTCAGCCAGCAGAGCGGGCGGGCCAGGTCCGACCCCCGAACGGAAAATCCCCCGTCCGGCGGTCTACAAAGGGAGACGTCTTTATCGAGGCGCTACTCTAAACCGCCGTCTTCTGTTTCGAGCCATCAACGGATGGCAAAAAACGAGCCCCTTGGGAGAGCGGTCGGGCTGAGGCGTAGCGTCGGCAAACGCGGCTCCGCCGATCTGAGCGACGATCCTCAGACTTTCAATGTCCCGTGCTCGGATCAGGAGTGGAACTCTACGCAGACGCGGAAGAAATACACCTCGCCGCTCCAGCAAGAAGATACCAAGAGTTCCAGGGCGCATCAAGCCCTAAGCCGCGTCCACAGCTTTTCGGCGCCGAGACCCACCCGGGCGTCCATGCTCCGGCGAGCGCGCCTCGGAGACGCCTCCGACAACGAGGCCGCCGAGACGGAAAGGCTCCCCCAGGAAGCGACTGGAGTCCCGGCCAAGGAGAACAAAAAACTGTCCAGGTGGGACATGCTGGCCATGCCTCGCCGGCGGACCAGCTCCTTTCACGCATCCAGCGACACGGAGAATTCCGGCGCCACGCAGGGGGCGGGAAAGAGCTCCGCCATTCCGAACCGTAACGCCGAGTCTGGAAACAAGGCTTTTGGTTTGGGGAGCAAACCTGGCCTTAAACCTTCCCTGACAAAAACACCCATCACTCGGGGACGCTCCAGCAGTGCCAAATACGCCAGCAGCACAGCAA GCTCCCGGAGAAGACAGAAAGGTTCTGGCTATGCCTCCACGTCCGACGAGGAGTACGACTCCAATCGAAGCGTCCCTAAACACAAACGCTCCCAACCTTCCTCAGCCTCCCACAGTCCGCAGCGTCCCCCTCGGCCTCACCCGGTGGTCCCGGTGCACCCCAAAGCCCATGACAGAAATACCGAAGAGGAGAACCAGGAGGGCTCCAACGGCTGGTCCACCCACAGCGCCGAGATCGCGCG CTTGAGTCAAGACTTGGCCAAAGATCTGGCCATCTTGGCCCGAGAGATTCACGACGTCACGGGAGAGGGTGACGTGGAGAATTTGACGGTGAAGAGTAGCGTACCGGTTTCCGCGGTGACTTCTCACGAAAAG CTCGTCGAGCGTATACCGGAAATGGGATTGAACTATCGGAGAGTCCCACCAAATTGTCCTGCAGCGGAATCTTACCCGGACTCAACTGAGCAAGATCTGAACTCTCGCCAACTTGACAACAGAGAGGAG GTCACCGCGGAGGACTCGGGGCTCAATCCGCTGTCTCAGGTCATCGTGGCCATCAAAGAGAACACAGAGCAGCTTTCTGACAAAATCAA ACTGCTGTTTCACGACAGAATGGATGTTTGGGAACAAATCGAGGCAGATGTCGATTTGGACAGTGTTGGGCCTGTTGGGTCGGCATCCAAAAAG GACATTGCAATTTTGAAAGAACTGAGAAGAGTCCAAAGACAACTTGAGG TCATCAATACTGTGATGGAGCCCAGTTGGCAGTCGGACCCTCGGTCCTCTGGGCCTGAGGTAGTGGCGGCGTCATCGGGGGTTCGCTCATTATCCAGAAGCGCCGCCTCACGGGACTGGAGAACGGTCCACTCGGCGGCCAAGCGAGGCGGCGGACGAAGGCCCGGCGAGAGCGTGAGGAGTGCCGCCGTCACGCCCGAAGATCTCCGGGAGGGACGCTTGGTTTGA
- the cep170ba gene encoding centrosomal protein of 170 kDa protein B isoform X3, whose translation MSVTSWFLVSSLGTRHRLPREMIFVGRDECELMLQSRSVDKQHAVINYDPNADEHMVKDLGSLNGTFVNDLRIPDQTYITLKLSDVIRFGYDAHVYILEKSQHKVPEEALKHEKYTSQLQLGLKAFDCRTKEKQQVQSLEKSKQVLSHTKLPHKGERKALSLTGSTDAPISKTTPLYGQPSWWGEDEDSATKIQKRSGKPSDLQTPDSARDVSRYELGDSLSDNQVKSIFSYQREPSYFEIPTKEIQQRPPKKAESQVHEVPTKDTQDLSERVPSTPTPPVVQSHASFTIEFDDCTPGKMKIKDHVTKFSYRQQRQPTSGQAATAPTEVLSAESKVADWLVQSTAKLTRRRSQGENIYSDPSFLKTTKASHYENSHDVGSEDLAINEQAFLHSQALIDSQISSQPQRVSSAELEQLSSYSPPQSQSGTGKTDPHRAFTIEFYDDHSADSLRRKCSQATPSEHSHLRVHLEKVKKSSNPPGEKEVQPLACRTPPSQRYTIPLKGPSSISSQRGGSLRREKTEDRINTGFSSRSASAISTRPFSSVGRRSKLAKEFTAEWLKQTSSSEEKKPCSPPTKPKSQTSATSRPDVILAEPLQDEYSIHPKTSSPIQQPVPPPGPKTPLVCQSEEFRRTRVGPRNPEEDTLSDAGTYTIDADLSDKELEEARKRIDKVFGVIENPQPENRSQADTSAAFRPVIVEGREQQDRHGSSGEVQMAGAVMQGAPKWMSCWASLVDVDSSPSTGQFHMLSQMELSGGVARSAIATPRSQNHDSVDSEKPIEKPEIRAPSIRNQHDLGSTFEVEGGGSHDGIHRLSVPDDVEPDSLSDASKSDDGSVVERRKRTDEDQVRRSDKSQGFYIDSEDEAPRLESENSDPLDKTIEKTEKKRSPKTFSTATLTKRRGNHETGKVRPSMSAPVLVQETEYSESKNSSTSPLVRQESFTKEKPSHARLPNISSHAVAEADLFQPIGGQDTHSYLKDTEEVLAVLEAKLQAGQSETTPSPVPDSLSGESDVDSSSTLSQQSGRARSDPRTENPPSGGLQRETSLSRRYSKPPSSVSSHQRMAKNEPLGRAVGLRRSVGKRGSADLSDDPQTFNVPCSDQEWNSTQTRKKYTSPLQQEDTKSSRAHQALSRVHSFSAPRPTRASMLRRARLGDASDNEAAETERLPQEATGVPAKENKKLSRWDMLAMPRRRTSSFHASSDTENSGATQGAGKSSAIPNRNAESGNKAFGLGSKPGLKPSLTKTPITRGRSSSAKYASSTASSRRRQKGSGYASTSDEEYDSNRSVPKHKRSQPSSASHSPQRPPRPHPVVPVHPKAHDRNTEEENQEGSNGWSTHSAEIARLSQDLAKDLAILAREIHDVTGEGDVENLTVKSSVPVSAVTSHEKLVERIPEMGLNYRRVPPNCPAAESYPDSTEQDLNSRQLDNREVTAEDSGLNPLSQVIVAIKENTEQLSDKIKLLFHDRMDVWEQIEADVDLDSVGPVGSASKKDIAILKELRRVQRQLEVINTVMEPSWQSDPRSSGPEVVAASSGVRSLSRSAASRDWRTVHSAAKRGGGRRPGESVRSAAVTPEDLREGRLV comes from the exons ATGAGCGTGACGTCATGGTTTCTGGTCAGCAGCCTGGGTACGCGTCACCGTTTGCCACGGGAGATGATCTTTGTAGGCCGGGACGAATGCGAGCTCATGCTGCAG TCCCGAAGCGTGGACAAACAACACGCTGTGATCAACTATGACCCAAACGCAGATGAGCACATGGTGAAGGATCTCGGGAGCTTAAACGGG ACATTTGTGAATGACCTCAGAATTCCGGACCAGACATACATCACCCTCAAACTTTCAGACGTGATTCGCTTTGGTTATG ATGCTCATGTTTATATCCTGGAAAAGAGTCAACACAAGGTGCCTGAAGAAGCACTTAAA CACGAAAAGTACACCAGCCAGTTGCAACTCGGTCTCAAGGCCTTTGACTGCCGGACGAAGGAAAAGCAGCAAGTTCAGAGCCTGGAGAAGAGCAAACAAGTCCTTTCCCACACGAAGCTGCCCCACAAAGGCGAGCGAAAAGCCCTTTCACTTACAG GTTCTACAGATGCACCCATATCCAAGACAACTCCTCTTTATGGCCAACCCTCATGGTGGGGAGAGGATGAGGATTCAGCCACGAAAATCCAGAAGCGAAGCGGAAAACCCTCCGACCTACAGACTCCAG ATTCCGCTAGAGATGTTTCCAGATATGAGCTGGGCGATTCTTTGTCCGACAAccaggtcaaatccatctttTCCTACCAGCGGGAGCCCAGCTACTTCGAGATCCCCACAAAGGAGATCCAGCAGCGGCCTCCCAAGAAAGCGGAGTCTCAAGTTCACGAAGTTCCCACCAAGGACACTCAAGATCTTTCTGAACGCGTGCCGTCCACCCCCACGCCGCCGGTGGTCCAAAGCCACGCCTCCTTCACCATCGAATTCGACGACTGCACCCCGGGAAAAATGAAGATCAAGGACCACGTGACCAAGTTCTCATACCGTCAGCAGCGTCAACCCACGTCCGGCCAGGCCGCAACCGCCCCCACCGAAGTGCTGTCGGCCGAAAGTAAGGTCGCCGACTGGCTCGTCCAAAGTACTGCAAAATTGACAAGGAGAAGGTCACAGGGTGAAAACATTTACAGCGATCCGTCATTTCTGAAGACCACCAAGG CAAGCCATTATGAAAATAGCCACGACGTTGGATCCGAAGATCTCGCCATCAACGAACAGGCTTTTCTACATTCACAAGCTCTAATTGACTCCCAGATTTCATCTCAGCCGCAGAGAGTCTCTTCGGCAGAACTAGAGCAGCTTTcctcctactctcctccccAATCCCAGTCCGGCACCGGCAAGACAGATCCTCACCGAGCTTTTACCATAGAATTCTACGATGACCATTCGGCCGATAGCCTCAGAAGGAAATGTTCCCAGGCCACCCCGTCGGAGCATTCCCACCTCAGGGTCCATTtggaaaaggtaaaaaaaagctcCAATCCACCTGGCGAGAAGGAAGTCCAGCCTCTGGCCTGTCGCACTCCCCCATCCCAACGCTACACGATTCCCCTCAAAGGCCCCAGTTCCATAAGTTCCCAAAGAGGCGGCTCATTACGACGGGAAAAGACCGAGGATCGGATAAACACAGGTTTTTCATCACGGTCGGCGTCCGCCATTTCCACCAGACCTTTTAGCAGCGTGGGCCGAAGATCCAAACTGGCAAAGGAATTCACCGCCGAATGGCTCAAACAGACATCATCCAGCGAGGAGAAGAAACCTTGCAGCCCGCCGACAAAACCTAAAAGTCAAACGTCGGCAACCTCCCGGCCCGATGTGATTCTGGCCGAGCCTCTCCAAGATGAGTATTCCATCCATCCCAAGACGTCGTCTCCTATCCAACAGCCCGTTCCGCCCCCGGGACCCAAGACGCCACTCGTGTGTCAGAGTGAGGAGTTCAGGCGTACTCGCGTAGGCCCCCGAAATCCAGAAGAGGACACTTTGAGCGACGCAGGAACCTACACCATTGACGCCGATTTGTCCGATAAGGAGCTGGAAGAGGCACGTAAAAGGATTGATAAG GTGTTTGGTGTTATTGAGAATCCACAGCCAGAGAACCGCAGTCAAGCAGACACGTCAGCTGCTTTTAGGCCTGTTATTGTTGAGGGAAGGGAGCAACAGGATAGGCATGGTAGCAGTGGGGAG GTTCAGATGGCAGGCGCAGTGATGCAGGGGGCTCCAAAATGGATGTCTTGCTGGGCAAGTTTGGTAGACGTGGATTCCAGCCCTTCTACTGGACAATTTCATATGTTGTCCCAGATGGAGCTGTCAGGAGGTG tagcACGGAGCGCAATCGCAACTCCACGCAGCCAAAATCACGACAGCGTGGACTCAGAAAAGCCAATAGAGAAGCCTGAGATTCGAGCTCCCAGCATTCGCAATCAACACGATCTAGGTTCAACATTTGAGGTCGAGGGCGGCGGCTCTCACGATGGCATCCATAGGTTATCCGTGCCGGATGACGTGGAGCCCGACAGCCTGAGCGACGCCAGCAAGTCTGATGACGGATCCGTGGTAGAACGGCGGAAGAGAACCGATGAGGACCAGGTCCGACGGTCTGACAAATCTCAAGGGTTCTACATTGATTCCGAAGATGAAGCCCCACGACTAGAAAGCGAGAATTCCGACCCTCTCGACAAGACTATTGAAAAGACTGAGAAAAAACGCTCCCCAAAAACCTTCtcgaccgccactttgaccaaGCGGCGAGGGAATCATGAAACGGGCAAAGTCCGACCCAGCATGTCGGCTCCCGTCCTGGTCCAGGAAACGGAGTACTCCGAATCCAAGAACAGTTCCACGTCTCCTCTGGTCAGACAAGAGAGCTTCACCAAGGAGAAGCCGAGCCACGCCAGATTGCCCAACATCTCTTCCCACGCGGTCGCCGAGGCCGATTTATTCCAGCCGATCGGCGGCCAAGACACTCATTCTTACCTCAAAGACACGGAAGAGGTTTTAGCCGTTCTGGAGGCCAAGCTTCAAGCGGGTCAATCGGAAACCACCCCGTCTCCCGTACCGGACTCCCTCTCCGGGGAGTCGGATGTGGATTCCTCCAGTACGCTCAGCCAGCAGAGCGGGCGGGCCAGGTCCGACCCCCGAACGGAAAATCCCCCGTCCGGCGGTCTACAAAGGGAGACGTCTTTATCGAGGCGCTACTCTAAACCGCCGTCTTCTGTTTCGAGCCATCAACGGATGGCAAAAAACGAGCCCCTTGGGAGAGCGGTCGGGCTGAGGCGTAGCGTCGGCAAACGCGGCTCCGCCGATCTGAGCGACGATCCTCAGACTTTCAATGTCCCGTGCTCGGATCAGGAGTGGAACTCTACGCAGACGCGGAAGAAATACACCTCGCCGCTCCAGCAAGAAGATACCAAGAGTTCCAGGGCGCATCAAGCCCTAAGCCGCGTCCACAGCTTTTCGGCGCCGAGACCCACCCGGGCGTCCATGCTCCGGCGAGCGCGCCTCGGAGACGCCTCCGACAACGAGGCCGCCGAGACGGAAAGGCTCCCCCAGGAAGCGACTGGAGTCCCGGCCAAGGAGAACAAAAAACTGTCCAGGTGGGACATGCTGGCCATGCCTCGCCGGCGGACCAGCTCCTTTCACGCATCCAGCGACACGGAGAATTCCGGCGCCACGCAGGGGGCGGGAAAGAGCTCCGCCATTCCGAACCGTAACGCCGAGTCTGGAAACAAGGCTTTTGGTTTGGGGAGCAAACCTGGCCTTAAACCTTCCCTGACAAAAACACCCATCACTCGGGGACGCTCCAGCAGTGCCAAATACGCCAGCAGCACAGCAA GCTCCCGGAGAAGACAGAAAGGTTCTGGCTATGCCTCCACGTCCGACGAGGAGTACGACTCCAATCGAAGCGTCCCTAAACACAAACGCTCCCAACCTTCCTCAGCCTCCCACAGTCCGCAGCGTCCCCCTCGGCCTCACCCGGTGGTCCCGGTGCACCCCAAAGCCCATGACAGAAATACCGAAGAGGAGAACCAGGAGGGCTCCAACGGCTGGTCCACCCACAGCGCCGAGATCGCGCG CTTGAGTCAAGACTTGGCCAAAGATCTGGCCATCTTGGCCCGAGAGATTCACGACGTCACGGGAGAGGGTGACGTGGAGAATTTGACGGTGAAGAGTAGCGTACCGGTTTCCGCGGTGACTTCTCACGAAAAG CTCGTCGAGCGTATACCGGAAATGGGATTGAACTATCGGAGAGTCCCACCAAATTGTCCTGCAGCGGAATCTTACCCGGACTCAACTGAGCAAGATCTGAACTCTCGCCAACTTGACAACAGAG AGGTCACCGCGGAGGACTCGGGGCTCAATCCGCTGTCTCAGGTCATCGTGGCCATCAAAGAGAACACAGAGCAGCTTTCTGACAAAATCAA ACTGCTGTTTCACGACAGAATGGATGTTTGGGAACAAATCGAGGCAGATGTCGATTTGGACAGTGTTGGGCCTGTTGGGTCGGCATCCAAAAAG GACATTGCAATTTTGAAAGAACTGAGAAGAGTCCAAAGACAACTTGAGG TCATCAATACTGTGATGGAGCCCAGTTGGCAGTCGGACCCTCGGTCCTCTGGGCCTGAGGTAGTGGCGGCGTCATCGGGGGTTCGCTCATTATCCAGAAGCGCCGCCTCACGGGACTGGAGAACGGTCCACTCGGCGGCCAAGCGAGGCGGCGGACGAAGGCCCGGCGAGAGCGTGAGGAGTGCCGCCGTCACGCCCGAAGATCTCCGGGAGGGACGCTTGGTTTGA